From a single Micromonas commoda chromosome 5, complete sequence genomic region:
- a CDS encoding predicted protein — translation MEEDDEVAPGVDLYAVLGLEKATATAADIKREYRKLALRWHPDKNQGDVAAQEKFKEISKAYSVLGDAKKREYYDKTGDVEDMDVSAEDFVKMFQAMMSEMLGGLSIADMLEGARPRPRPATARD, via the coding sequence atggaggaggacgacgaggtcgcgcCCGGGGTGGACCTTTacgccgtcctcggcctcgagaaggccaccgcgacggccgcggacATCAAGCGCGAGTATCGCAAGCTCGCCCTGCGATGGCATCCCGACAAGAACcaaggcgacgtcgccgcgcaggagaaGTTCAAGGAGATCTCCAAGGCGTACtcggtgctcggcgacgccaagaagCGGGAGTACTACGACAagaccggcgacgtcgaggacatGGACGTGAGCGCCGAGGATTTCGTCAAGATGTTCCAGGCGATGATGAGCGAGATGCTCGGCGGGTTGTCCATCGCGGACATGCTCGAaggtgcgcgcccgcgcccccgacccGCGACCGCCCGCGACTGA
- a CDS encoding predicted protein — MGGWTPALVCASLALFIAAGVCEVGGGWLVWQSLREGKPWWWGLCGSVVLVLYGFIPCMQPISDFGRVYAVYGGFFIALSYLWGYGLDGFKPDVGDVVGSAVCLIGVLIVMLWPRDGGGLEADGDAPLAKSLTRLAT; from the exons ATGGGAGGATggacccccgcgctcgtgtgCGCCTCCCTGGCGctgttcatcgccgcgggcgtgtgCGAGGTGGGCGGGGGTTGGCTCGTGTGGCAGTCCCTGCGAGAG GGCAAGCCGTGGTGGTGGGGTCTGTGCGGATCCGTGGTGCTGGTGCTTTACGGGTTTATACCGTGCATGCAGCCCATCAGCGACTTTGGCAGGGTGTACGCGGTGTACGGAGGCTTCTTCATCGCGCTGTCGTACCTGTGGG GGTACGGGCTGGACGGTTTCAAgcccgacgtcggcgacgtcgtgggtAGTGCGGTGTGCCTGATCGGGGTGCTCATCGTGATGCTGTGGCCGAGGGACGGCGGGGGGCTCGAGGCGgatggcgacgcgccgctgGCCAAAAGTCTcacgcgcctcgcgacgtGA
- a CDS encoding predicted protein, translated as NSSLPSKVKVALLQLPVGEDKSLNIANARAAIEDAAREGAALVVLPEMWNCPYSNDSFPSYAEIIGPAPGRWTGGGGTLAKEDDEDGDEKSAPGDGVGSDAASVAMLSNAAARLGVVVVGGSVPERCADTGALYNTCCVFDSDGCLLGKHRKTHLFDVDIPGEISFKESDVLSPGTELTVVDTAVGRLGIGICFDVRFPELAMACANRGAQIMVYPGAFNTVTGPLHWELLQRARAVDNQMFVLTCSPSRVPGAGYQAWGHSTAVGPWAEVIATTDEKPGTVHCELDMEQIRVRRRNMPLEKQRRGDVYELRDLGA; from the coding sequence AACTCGTCTCTCCCGTCCAAGGTGAAGGTGGCGCTCCTGCAGCTCCCCGTCGGAGAGGATAAGTCGCTGAacatcgcgaacgcgcgcgccgccatcgaggacgccgcgcgagagggcgccgcgctcgtggtcCTCCCCGAGATGTGGAACTGCCCGTACAGCAACGACTCGTTCCCTTCCTACGCGGAGATCATCGGACCCGCGCCCGGTCGCtggaccggcggcggtggaaccctcgcgaaggaggatgacgaagacggggacgaaaagtcggcacccggggacggggtcggatccgacgcggcgtcggtggcgatgctctcgaacgcggcggcgaggctcggcgtcgtcgtcgtcggcggcagcgTCCCGGAGCGGTGCGCCGACACCGGCGCGCTTTACAACACCTGCTGCGTGTTCGACTCCGACGGGTGCCTGCTCGGTAAGCACAGGAAGACGCACCTCTTCGACGTGGACATCCCCGGGGAGATATCGTTCAAGGAGAGCGACGTGCTGAGCCCGGGAACGGAGCTCACCGTCGTGGACACCGCGGTGGGCCGACTCGGGATCGGGATCTGCTTCGACGTCAGGTTCCCCGAgctcgcgatggcgtgcGCGAACAGGGGAGCGCAGATCATGGTGTACCCCGGGGCGTTCAACACGGTCACGGGGCCGCTGCACTGGGAGCTGCtgcagcgcgcgagggctGTGGATAATCAGATGTTCGTGCTGACGTGTTCGCCGAGTCGCgtgccgggcgcgggatACCAGGCGTGGGGGCACAGCACGGCGGTGGGACCGTGGGCGGAAGtgatcgcgacgacggacgaaAAGCCCGGGACGGTGCACTGCGAGCTGGACATGGAGCAGATCCGCGTCAGGCGGAGGAACATGCCCCTCGAGAagcagcggcgcggggacgtgtACGAACTtcgcgacctcggcgcctgA
- a CDS encoding predicted protein has translation MQSGKRLDACYDGVNHVMICRVSRSLRLRPRGVLAPHLLVPVLRRAYRRLCLRQVRLHSLAALPEPRQRRALPPVPLTPLRRQSHAPLRVCQRLLVLPQSRVRSRPVAEQHVVLLVHADSHRELLHSLRVVPAGERGVTLLFSLRGHLGELGGLGILVVAAGGGAGAVGGGGDRRGGWRRCRRGNRLSHPLRRLPLRRLRLALLGPREQARHR, from the exons ATGCAATCTGGCaaacgcctcgacgcgtgTTACGACGGAGTGAATCACGTGATGATATGTCGTGTGTCGAGGAGTCtacgcctccgcccccgggGCGTCCTTGCCCCACATCTCCTTGTACCTgtcctgcgccgcgcgtatcgccgcctttgcctccg CCAGGTACGCCTTcacagcctcgccgccctgccCGAGccccgtcagcgccgcgcccttccgCCCGTACCCCTTACCCCACTTCGGCGCCAGTCGCACGCACCGCTCCGCGTCTgccagcgcctcctcgtacTTCCCCAGAGCCGCGTACGAAGCCGACCTGTTGCTGAACAGCACGTGGTTCTGCTTGTCCATGCGGATAGCCATCGTGAACTGCTTCACAGCCTTCGGGTAGTCCCCGCCGGAGAACGCGGCGTTACCCTTCTGTTTAGCCTCCGCGGACATcttggcgagcttggcggtcTTGgtatcctcgtcgtcgctgctggaggaggagccggagccgtcggcggtgggggcgacaggcgcggcggctggcggcggtgccgccgcggcaaTCGGCTCAGCCATCCCCTTCGCCGGCTCCCCCTTCGCCGGCTCCGCCTCGCCCTTCTCGGGCCGCGCGAACAGGCTCGGCATCGGtag
- a CDS encoding predicted protein, whose translation MDALTASLERKGVLAKVKAELRAHVFEAVQQKDGAGANSRRSVSDLPRGALMASLVAEYLEWSGCDYAARVFAAEIGEVDVRSNASRDALARELGLRDAAPDAPLLHALLGRSRPEIPGAGVGQKTPATAGSTAVPPLPSLAAIKRPVTDRGAVTMSDDDESAEIEEDISVAASDGFSAGGRSPRGGGGGVGLSPREGPMPAGTFDAADVSGSIDGMDETVDVVEGVEGGVGDADGGRPKTAKGGRRR comes from the exons ATGGAC gcgctgaccgcgtcgctcgagcgcaAGGGCGTGCTCGCCAAGGTCAAGGCCGAGCTCAGGGCGCACGTGTTCGAGGCTGTCCAGCagaaggacggcgcgggcgcgaactCGAGAAGGTCCGTGAGCGACctgccccgcggcgcgctcatggcgtcgctcgtcgccgagtaCCTCGAGTGGTCGGGATGCGActacgccgcgcgcgtcttcgccgcggagattggcgaggtcgacgtccgatcgaacgcgtcgagggacgcgctcgcgagggaacTCGGGCTgagggacgccgccccgGACGCCCCATTGCTCCACGCGCTCCTGGGTCGGTCCCGACCGGAGatcccgggcgcgggtgtGGGCCAAAagacgccggcgaccgccggatcgacggcggtgccgccgctgccgtcgctcgccgcgatcaaGCGCCCCGTcaccgaccgcggcgcggtgaccatgtcagacgacgacgagtccgcggagatcgaggaggacatatcggtcgcggcgtcggacggATTCTCGGCTGGGGGaaggtcgccgcgagggggcggcggcggcgtgggtcTGTCGCCGCGAGAGGGCCCGATGCCCGCGGGgacgttcgacgcggcggacgtgaGCGGGAGCATCGACGGGATGGACGAGACGGTGGATGTGGTCGAGGGGgtggagggcggcgtcggtgacgcggACGGGGGACGGCCCAAGACGGCCAAGGGTGGGCGAAGGCGgtga
- a CDS encoding predicted protein, giving the protein MFATALTSKLAAPTALKASAFKAKVNAGFSVSAGRTIDTDARRKAMKAKQEADRKKAAAAAQKAKDLAKKNAEAAKKAKAAAAELAKKKEAARKANQAKYNALNKTAGGSSKLIKKTPPPQIKDPFAGREKKTGGGLFGLFGKKK; this is encoded by the exons ATGTTCGCCACCGCCCTCACctccaagctcgccgcgcccaccgcgctcaaggcCTCG GCTTTCAAGGCCAAGGTCAACGCCGGTttctccgtctccgcgggcAGGACCATCGAcaccgacgcccgccgcaAGGCGATGAAGGCGAAGCAGGAGGCTGACCgcaagaaggccgccgccgccgcgcagaagGCCAAGGACCTCGCCAAGAAgaacgccgaggctgccaagaaggccaaggctgccgccgccgagctcgccaagaagaaggaggctgccCGCAAGGCCAATCAGGCCAAGTACAACGCCCTCAACAAGACCGCGGGCGGCTCCTCCAAGCTCATCAAGAAGACCCCCCCTCCCCAGATCAAGGATCCCTTCGCGGGCCGCGAGAAGAAGACGGGCGGCGGACTCTTCGGCCTCTTCGGCAAGAAGAAGTAA